The sequence agtttttttctttgttgtgttttgtgagcTTTGTTAAACTGTTTTCTGGTTCGTGATATGTTGCTgattcatttccatttccaatTTCCATTCAATCAACAAATTGGTTAAGTGAtaaatgttgttgctgtcatCCGGTAGACCTGATTTCTGAACCTCGTCGAGTTCCCTGTCGTTCTCTTTTTGCTCAAACTTTCCCTGCTGATGTTAGTTGAACGTCACATCTACAGGTGCTTAGTCTTCTGGAGATGAGCTTCAAGGCATTAAAAACCGTGTAAAATGTTGACTGATCAGGCTTAACAAACTAAAATCCGGAACGAGGTTTTATGAGCACGAGAGGATGGAGAACGtctcctcacacaaacactttattCTCAATGGTTTCAACGAACTCGGAGCTCTGAGGCCCGTCCTCTTCATCCCATTTTCCATCATGTTCGTTGTGTCGTTGTCAGCCAACTCCCTGCTGCTGTATGTTGTCATTTCTCAGAGGAGCCTCCACTCACCGATGTGCATCCTCATCGCTGGCATGGCGTTTGTGGACCTGAGCTACCCCCTGTTTTTTGTCCCTCACATGCTGCTGAACTTCTTGTTCGACTGGAGGGGAATCTCTCTGCTCGGCTGCCTGGTTCAGATGCACTTCATTCACTTTGTGGGAACTTTTCAATCCACACTGCTGGTATGGATGGCCATAGACCGCTACTTTGCCATCTGCACACCACTTTACTACCATGAATGCATGGCTTTACCAAGATTCCTCAAGTTCATAATCCCACTGGTGGTCAGAAACGCCATCCTGATCACACTGCTTGTGAGTCTGGCAGGAACACTGTCATTTTGTGCTGATAATGTGATGAACCACTGTTTCTGTGAGCACATGGCCTTGGTGGAGCTGGCCTGTGGAAGTACAGCCATCAACAACCTGACTGGGCTAATGACTATTTTCCTAAATCCCGTAGCAGATTTCATCTTTATTGCTGCATCGTATGGGGTGATTTTTAACTCTGTGATCAAGTCCAGCAAGTCAAGCGTCAAAGCACTTCACACCTGCATCACCCACATCGTGGTCATTACTGTCACTCTGACCATCGCACTTGTGGCTTTCTTGTCATATCGGATCAGAAATCATCTTCCTGTAGCCATTCGGGTCTtcttcagcaccatgtacctGCTGTTCCCGAGCTGTTTCAACCCAATGATTTACGGCATCAGAACCGCTGAGATCCGACAGCAGATCCTGAAAATGCTTACATACTGTCACCAGACTGCACCCCATTATTAAGAA comes from Scatophagus argus isolate fScaArg1 chromosome 5, fScaArg1.pri, whole genome shotgun sequence and encodes:
- the LOC124058743 gene encoding olfactory receptor 52K1-like — its product is MENVSSHKHFILNGFNELGALRPVLFIPFSIMFVVSLSANSLLLYVVISQRSLHSPMCILIAGMAFVDLSYPLFFVPHMLLNFLFDWRGISLLGCLVQMHFIHFVGTFQSTLLVWMAIDRYFAICTPLYYHECMALPRFLKFIIPLVVRNAILITLLVSLAGTLSFCADNVMNHCFCEHMALVELACGSTAINNLTGLMTIFLNPVADFIFIAASYGVIFNSVIKSSKSSVKALHTCITHIVVITVTLTIALVAFLSYRIRNHLPVAIRVFFSTMYLLFPSCFNPMIYGIRTAEIRQQILKMLTYCHQTAPHY